DNA from Peromyscus leucopus breed LL Stock chromosome 3, UCI_PerLeu_2.1, whole genome shotgun sequence:
NNNNNNNNNNNNNNNNNNNNNNNNNNNNNNNNNNNNNNNNNNNNNNNNNNNNNNNNNNNNNNNNNNNNNNNNNNNNNNNNNNNNNNNNNNNNNNNNNNNNNNNNNNNNNNNNNNNNNNNNNNNNNNNNNNNNNNNNNNNNNNNNNNNNNNNNNNNNNNNNNNNNNNNNNNNNNNNNNNNNNNNNNNNNNNNNNNNNNNNNNNNNNNNNNNNNNNNNNNNNNNNNNNNNNNNNNNNNNNNNNNNNNNNNNNNNNNNNNNNNNNNNNNNNNNNNNNNNNNNNNNNNNNNNNNNNNNNNNNNNNNNNNNNNNNNNNNNNNNNNNNNNNNNNNNNNNNNNNNNNNNNNNNNNNNNNNNNNNNNNNNNNNNNNNNNNNNNNNNNNNNNNNNNNNNNNNNNNNNNNNNNNNNNNNNNNNAGGGCACAGAATATCTTTAAGGGGCCTGGTCACCTACTGAGGAACAGAGCCACTTATTGAGGGCAGAGGATGCCTATTAAATGTTGGGGCCACCTGCAGAAGATCAGAGTCAAGTGGTGGATGGCAGGGATACCACTTAAGGGCACAAGACACTTGTTGAGGGGCATGACCGCCTGCTAAGGTCACAGAACACCTGGTGAGGGGCACAGCCACCTGCTGAGATCGCAGGACACATTTAAGAAGCAGGAACACTTATTCAGGACTGGGAACACCCACTGAGGTCATGGGGACACATACATAAAGACaaaagacaccagaagaggggTAAGGGCATCTGCTGAGGGCAAAGGACATATTCTAAGCTGGTGACTAAGGACCAGGGCCACCTGCTGAGGGCATGAGGACATctacagaggacacaggacacacaTGCAGAGGTTCTGAGACGCCTGCTAAAGTCACAGGACACCTGCTAAGAGTCAGGGCCACCTGTTGAGGACCAGGGCCACCTGTGAAGGGAAGGGGAACACCTGCCAATGGAATGGAGATATCTTCTGACCACATAAGACACCTGATGACAGCAAAGGACTGTGGtgaaacatagaagccaggcagtggtggcacacaccgttaatcaggattaaaggtgagctcaaaaccaccctggactatatgagattgactcagtctaggagagaaacagagccaggcaatggtggcacacaccgttaatcccagcactaggaaagttgagacaagaaatgatatgggtgggtggagacaggtatgcaaggcgtgaggagacaggaactaaggcctTTGGGCTGAGGAAAGCTGTTCAGGCTGAGgtgtcctagaggtaagaggtggcttgttcctttgtctctctgatctttcagctttcaccccaataccaggctccaggttttttattataagaccatttagcaatttgtgttataaAGGACATCTGCCGAAAGGCAGGCCCACCTCCTGAGGGGCAGAGTAACCTGTAGAAGCACAGGACACCTACAGAGGACACAGGATACCTCCAGAGGTGCAGGGTCATCTGCTGAGGGGCAGGGTCACATCAAGAGGACACAGAACACCTGCAGAAGGGCAGGGTCACTTGCTAAGGACACTGGACAGCTGCAGAGGGCATGGGGACACCCGCCGAAGGCCAGGGCCACTTGCTGACAGATTTGGACACCTATTGAGGGCCCAGAACATGtattaaggaaaagaaacactTGATGAGGGCACAGGACACCTAGAGAGGGGCAGGGTCACCTGAGAAGGCACAGGACACCTGCTGAGAAGCAGGGCCACCAGCTGAAGACCAGGGCCTTGTGCTGAGGACCAGGGCCACCTGCTGAGAACCAGGGCCACCCGGTGAGGACCAGTGCCACCTTATGAGGGTGTGGGGACACCTACAGTGGACACAAGACATACAGCGAGCCTGGGACAACTGCTGAAGGCAAAGGACGCCTACAGAGGATACTTCCAGAGGGGCAGGATCACCTGCTGAGTGGCCGGGCCACATGCTGAAGACACAGAATATCTTTAAGGGACCTGGCCATGTGCTGAGGTACAGGGCCACCTGTAAAGGGCAGAGAATGCCTATTACATGTCAGGGCCAcgtggtgaggggcagggataAAGCTTGAGGGCAGAGGACACCTGGCGAGGGGCACAGCCACCTGGTGAGGGCACAGGACATTTAAGGAGCAGGAACACTTATTCAGGACGGGGACCACCTGTTGAGGTCATGGGGACACATACATAAAGACAGAAGGCACCAGAAGAGGGGTAAGGGCATCTGCTGAGGGCAAAGGACACATTCTAAGAGGCAGGGCCACCTGCTGAGGGCATGGGGACATCTACAGAGGACACAGGTCACCTTCACACGGACAGGGAACCTGCTGAGGGTAGACACACAAGCGTTTCCTGCTGCACACAGGGGTCTCCTGCTGCATACAGGGTCGCCTGCTGCTGTACACAGGGGTCTCCTGCTGTGTACAGGGTCTCCTGCTGCTGTACACAGGGTCTCCTGCTGCATACAGGGTCGCCTGCTGTATACAGGGTCTCCTGCTGTTGTACACAGGGGTCTCCTGCTGCACACAGGGGTCTCCTGCTACACACAGGGGTCTCCTGCTGTATACAGGGTCTCCTGCTGTTGTACACAGGGGTCTCCTGCTGTGTACAGGGTCTCCTGCTGCACACAGACAGGGGTCTCGTGCTGCATACAGTGGTCTCCGGCTGTATACAAGGGTCTCTTGCTGCACACAGGCATCTCCTGCTGTGTACAGTAGCCTCCTGTTGTACCACCAGGGTCCCCTATCCAGGAGGGCCTCCTGTCGCCCTGGCTGAGGCTGCCAAGCCGCTCCCTGGGGTGCAGTCCCCAGAGGAACAGCACCGCCCTCCAGCACAGGCCTAGGCAGAGGAcacagggagggtggggaggcagggagtGGCGGTCGCCACCCAGCCTGGGGCCCCTGAAGATCCTCACCCGGTGAGGTCTGTGAACAGAGAGGCCACCAAGTCCCGGCAGGGAGCCACAGgtagctggggaggtgggggctcCCTGGCACCTCCTTTAAGTGAGCGTGGGGCAGGGCGGGAGTGCGAGCCCCTGGCTGTCTGGGGTCGCAGTGCTGACTCAGGGTGGGAGTGCGAGCCCCAGGCGGTCCCGGGGTCCTGGTACTGACTCAGGGTGGGAGTTCGAGcccaggctgggggggggggtgtcccggTGCTGACTCAGGACGTGAGTGGGAGCCCCAGGCTGTGTGTGGGGGTCCCCGGTGCTGACTCAGGGTGGGAGTGCGAGccccaggctgtgtgtgtgtgtgtggggggggtcccGGTGCTGACTCAGGACGTGAGTGCGAGCCCCAGGCTGTGTGTGGGGTCCCGGTGCTGACTGAGGGTGGGAGTGCGAGCCCCAGGCTGTGTGTGGGGTGCGGCCCAGGTGGTGTGGGGTCCCGGTGCTGACTGAGGGTGGGAGTGCGAGCCCCAGGCTGTGTGTGGGGTCCCGGTGCTGACTGAGGGTGGGAGTGCGAGCCCAGGCTGTGTGTGGGGTCCCGGTGCTGACTCAGGGTGGGAGTGCGAGCCCAGGCTGTGTGTGGGGTCCCGGTGCTGACCCTTTCTCCGCAGATGTCACTGCCCCCTCCCACTTCCTGCAGCATGGCGTCGCCCCAGCCCCACATCCAGGCTGTAGTCACCGAGAGGCATCGGATGGGCGAGTGTCCCGTGTGGGAGGAGGCCACGGGGCAGCTGGTCTACGTGGACATCCTCGCGCAGACCGTGTGCCGCTGGGGCCCGCACGAGGCGCAGGTGCAGACGGTGCGGCTGGGTGAGCAGGGGACGGttgtggggcggggaggggagagtggggggAGCCCGGGGCGGGGGGAGTGGGAGACCGTGGGGGGGGTCCTGAGCCTGGGGGAGCccgggggggggagtgggagaccGTGGGGGGGGGAGCGGAGCCCGTCACCCCCGTCACGCCCCCCGTCCCCCTCCAGGAGACCCCGTGGGCTGCGTGGCCCTGCGCGACAAGGACCCAGGCAGCTACGTGGTGGCCGCGGGCACGCGCGTGGGACTGCTGGACTGGGACTCGCAGGACGTGCAGTGGGTGGCGCAGCTGGACGGACAGACGCCTGGCATCCGGGTCAATGATGGCAAGGTGGACCCCGCGGGGCGCTTCGTGACAGGTGACACGGGGTCACGGGGGCACGGGGGCACAGGGTCACCATAACTTCTCCCACCGTGTCCTCTCCGTGTGACCATGTTTTATCCTGTGACCGTGACCCCTGCCCCCGCCCTCTGACCCCGAAGGCACCATGCCCGAGCCCCTGGCCCCCGGGGTGTGGGAACCCGCGCAGGGCGCCCTCTACTCGCTCCACGGGGATCACGTGGTGCGGAAGCTCGCCGACCGGCTGGGCATCTCCAACGGGCTGGACTGGTCACCTGACCAGCGCACGTTCTACCACGTGGACAGCCTGGACTACGCCGTGTACGCCTATGACTATGACGTGCAGGCGGGCACCATCGGTGAGCGTGGGGGCGCCCTTGTGCCCATGTCCCTTCTCGCCGTGGCCCCGGCGCCCACAGCGTCCGTGTCCCGTGTCCTCGCAGAGAACCGCCggctcctgctccagctgccgCGGGGCGGGGCGATGCCCGACGGGCTGTGCGTGGACAGCGCAGGGTCGCTGTGGGTGGCGTGCATCGACGGGGGCCGCGTGATCCGCGTGGACCCGCACACGGGTGCGTGACGTCAGGGTGTGGGGGTGAGGTGTCGCGGCGGGGACACGGTGTGACGTCAGGGCGTGCTGCAGGGGTCACATTGCGTGACGTCAGGGCGTGCAGGGTCCTGCGTGGGAACCTTGGAATTCCCCGTGTCCCGCGTCACTTCCTGCTGACCCCCCAGGGTCACGAGTGGGAACCCTGGAATTCCCCGTGTCCCGAGTCACTTCCTGCTGCTTCGGTGGCGCTGACTATGCGGATCTCTTCGTGACGTCAGCAGCCGACGGGCTGAGCGCGGAGCAGCTGCGGGGGGAGCCGCAGGCGGGTCACGTGTTCAAGGTGGGAGCGTGTGGGTCACGTGTTCAAAGGGGGGTGCGTGTCCCAGCATGCCCCACGGCTGTGGGGGAGGGTCCCGAGTTGTGGAATTTCCCGCATGACGTCAGGCCCTGCCCCCCACAGGTCTCCGGCCTGGGCGTTCGCGGACGCGCGTGTTTCCCCTTCGTAGGCTGAGGCCAAGTCCTGTCCAGGTGACCCCGTGACCCCATGACCCCTGCGAACCCCCGTGACCCCCATGACCCCTGCGAACCCCCGTGACTCCCGTGTCCCCTATGACCCCCATCATAAATCCTGCTGTGTTTCCACGAGTGTCCGCGTCAGTGGGGTCAAGGATCATGGGGTCACTGCAGACCACGGAGAGGACTGAGCCGGGTCCTGATGCTAAGTACACAGTACACAGAACCTGTGGGCCGAGGACTCAGCACAGCACTCGTGCTATGTACACAGCTAAGTACTCAGGAGGACTTAGACAAGCAGTGCACAGACTGGAACAGAAACTGAGTCTGTCCTTTTCTGCAGCACAGCACTCATGCTGAGTACACAGTACGCAGTACCCGGGTCCGAGTACTCAGCACAGCACTTGTGCTAAGTGTATACAGTACACAGCTAAGGACTCATGAAGACTTAGATAAGCACTCAGACAGGAAACAGATGGGCTGGGCGTCCTGTTCTGCAGTGAGTACTCAGCAGAGCACTCATGCTAAGTACACAGTACACAGCTAAGAAGTCACAAGGACTTAGACAAGCGCTCACAGTCAGGAAATAGATGGGTGGGGCGGGTTCAGTACTCAGTACAGAGACGTGAACACTCATGCTGAGTACACAGTACACAGTACCCACGGCCCTACTACTCAGCACAGCTCTCGTGCTATGTACACAGTACATAGTTAAGGACTCATGAGGACTTAgacaagcactcacacacagggGCGGGGCCGTCCTGTTCAGCGGGTTCAGCAGGTACTCAGTACAGCACTCATGCTATATACACAGTACTCAATTAACTACTCACGAGGTCTTAGACCAACACCACGCAGCTCTTCAACCTTCTTAGTTTTCAGTACTCAGCATGGTGACGTGAGCACTCAGGAGGACTGAGACAAGCACTCACAGCTCTTCAACCTTTTCGGTTTTCAGTCAAGTTGTGCATCTGATACCATGAACGTGATTACAAGGGGTGGCTCGGGGTcatcagccctggggaggtggcccGGGCCCAAGTGCAGATCAGacactccaaagacagacactgttGTCCCCGTGTCCCCCTCGTGTTCCTCCAGAGTCCCGTCCCCCCGTGTCCTCCCCCgtgtccctccctctgtctccccccccccgtgtcccctccctctgtctcccccccccgtgtcccctccctctgtctcccgtgtcccctccctctgtctccccccGTGTCCCCTCCCTttgtctccccccccccgtgtcccctccctctgtctcccccccccgtgtcccctccctctgtctcccgtgtcccctccctctgtctccccccGTGTCCCCTCCCTTTGTCTCCCCCCCCCGtgtcccctccctctgtctccccccgtgtcccctccctctgtctcccccgAGTCTCCCCCCAGTCTCCCTGCCGTGACCCCCCCCGTCCCCTCCCTCGTGTCccctcttcccccatctcctccccgtgtcccccccccccccgtgtagcctccccccccaccccccagccacgGGATCCCCAGGACTCCGCTGGGAGCCGAGGGGTTAGAGGGTTAGAGTGGTAACAGCGGTCACAGCCAGTCTGACCCCAGGACAGAGCAGGGGCGGGAGGGACTGACGTCACCCTGAGGACCAGGCAGGGCGGTGCTGACGTCACAGCTCAGCACACAGTAGTGTCCTGACTGTGTGCGGCGTTACCGCGGCCACCACGCCTCCCCACATCGAGGGGCGGGTCACCACGGCCACGCCCCCACAGGGACCTTGTCACTCAGGGCACTCAGCAAGGGACAGGAGGGTGACACACGGGCCTGGTGTCACCAGCCACACACCCGCGGGGACTGAGCCCGTCTCTGTCGGAATGTGTAACCAGGTAAAGTCCCGGGAACTCACATCAGAGTTGCTCACCGAGGGCTCCCTTAGGCTGGTGCCACCTGTCGCTCAGGGAAGggactggggggggaggggaaggggtgttACACGGGGTGGCGGGGAGGGGACAGTGTTGCCACCAGGACTCTTATGGTGCCACCTGGCGCCCAGCTCCATCCTGCctgggttcctgctctgcttgagttcctgtcctcagggCTTCTGATGATGAAATGATCCCTGGAACTGTGAGGGACTTTCTTCCAGcctggtgtttcatcccagcagtaGTAACTCTGACTAAGACAGTGTGGTTTAAATCTACAACCTCCAAGGTCTGCCTTGCATCTAACAAACACTATCATTCGATGTTGCTGCATGGTTTGCTACTGAGGAaactactttttctttaaagacagggtttttctttgtagcccttgCATGGACCTCGCTCTGTCTATCAGGCTGGTCTCTAATATTAGACAGAGATGGCCTGCTCTGACTCCTGGGTGCttcaattaaaggcatgtaccaacactgcccagctggaAATACTGTTTTATCCCTGTCCCGTTGAATGCTGGGGCTGCTTCCACTGTTTAGCTGTTTAAAGAAGGCCACTTTGTTCAAGCTGGTACATACAGCCTGCGCTACAAATGTGACAGTTTTTCCTGTCATATCACAGCTACATTccagcatgtgcatgcctggaccTTCCTGGATGATGCTCTTGTCTCTAGTGCATGGGACTCACTATGCTTCTCAGGTGTTCTCCACTGGTGACCTGGAAGCCTTTGCAATATGAGGGCATTTTTTCTGCTGTGCTTGGACACCTGTCCACATGTCCATTGGTCTCCTTTTAGTTTTGCTGTCTGAAGATCCAGTAAGGAAGTAGCAGCTAAGAGGGTCATGGACCTGGGAAGAAGGATAGAGGAAGTACAGACTGCAAGAATTTGAACACAGCCATCCAGGCTGCAGTCATGACAGCCTTCCTTTACCTGTGGTGGCCAGCTGTGCACACCTCCCTGGAGATTAGTCAACCTCTTTAGCTCACAGTGAGCCTGGACAACAGGAGCTCCCCACTACATCATctgctgtagcacgaatcttaaaaggtcttattaataaaaacaaacccagtgccagttattgggatgaatgctggaagatcagagaagcagaacaagccacagccacatcacctcaccaactcctcagctgatcctgtttcctcaaactggaagcctctgtgtcctcatctgaatggctctcagctaaactgctgctcaaatcctaaaagcttaactagccaaatgcttctagtttctgatcttcacgccttatatacctttctgcttcctgccatcactccctgtgattaaaggctcacttcctgtgattaaaggcgtgtgtgtgctgtttccaatgtggccttgaattcacagagatccagatggatttctgcctctggaatgctagaattaaaggcatgtgctaccattgcctatcctctatgtttaatattgtgactgttctgtctctgatcccagataattttattagagtGCAAAAtagtttggggaacacaataccaccacaatctgcATTGAGTGTGTCCTCCTTGGCAGCAAGTGATTTTACCCTCTCAGCAAGCTTCCCAGCTCAAGGCTGAGGGCTTTGAAGCCCATCGGAGGTTGATAGATGAGTCAGATTTCAGCTGGGCACATTGTttcacacttataatcccaacacatTGAATATGGAGATGAAGATTTTGCGTTTCAAGTCATGTTAGTCTACATTgcaagactctacctcaaaacaaaatgaataaacatcaCACATGCCCATTTTGGTGGTTCACACCTTAGATCTCAGTACTTAGcaagctgatgcaggaggatcaccactAATTTTAAACCAAGCTAAGGTATCCTGTAATACcgtatgtcaaaaaaaaaatctcttccccaAAGGGTTCAGATTggtgttctttttaatatttcctaAACCTAACAAATGTCCACCCACTTGTTTGGGATTGCTGAATGAAATcaatacctaaaataaaaaagaaggactGGTTAGCACCTGTAGATTCTAACTCCAGAATTCTCAGGGGGAGATTTTATCTGAGCACTTTTCACTCCTTTAAATAAGTCAGCCTGTTAAAAATACccttgaattaatttttatgaaatacaCAATGATATACTTACTAGAGCCTTTAGAAATTAACATAAgtaaaatctaagaaaaaaaatttcagaaagtAAATTCAACACACCCAAAACAAAAAGTCAGTGGTGTTTTCAAGGATTATTTAAACTATGTTGCACTTTTATTTTTGACACAAGCtcagaaaaataatgaatcaaaaaagaattaaatggtAAGCAAGCTTGCATCTTTGTAAAtacatttctcatttgtttagtaatatgtggtgatattgtgttcccctaaatattgtgcaccctgataaacttatctggggtcagagaaatgaacagccactagacagacatagaagccagaaaatgatggaactcacacatttaatcctagtcttctggaggcagagatccattctgatctctgtgagttcaagactgcactggaaacagctaggcctGGTgactaatgcctttaatcccaggaaatgagcctttaatcccaggaagtgatggcagggagcaaaaaggtatataaggcatgaggtccaggaactagagcctggttaagcttttaggctttttgagcagcacagttcagctgagaggcatccagtctgaggaaacaggatcagctgaggagttggcgaggtgaggtagctgtggcttgttctgcttctctgatcttccagcattgaccccaatacctggctccaggtttgtttttattaataagaccttttaaggttcGTGCTACAATTATATTTTTTCAAACTGATGTAAATTACAGTTTATGATTACAAAACAAATAGGCAGTAGATGAAAAATCCTTGTTAACCAAATAAAtatgcacccccccccaaaccaaTCCTTGATATATAAGTCATCCAAAAAGGTTTTATTCATGAGTgcttacattttattaaaagataCAATATTACTTATCCTACCAAATACTGCACTTATTATCAAGAGCATACCTGATACTTTAACATATTCTAATTATGTAACTACAGAGACAAGCCCAAGCTCCCCACAGGTTGAACTCACATACCTTCTGGGAGCCAGCACCATTTCACCTGCTGATCCTGGTCACTCAAAACAGCACTTCTGCAGTATTTACTACCCATTGTTGCAAGCCATTAAAATTCCACTTAGAACATATCAACAGTTTACAAGACATATTTGACTTAACAGCAAAAGGCAGAATGccattacaattatttattttttaaggtcaaTTATGGTTTATCAACCACAGCATTCAATCATAGCCAGCTCTTCCTGAGACTGTGATTTACAACTCACACAGTAACATATGTATCTTAACATAGGTGTAGCTCAGTCACTATAGATTCCACATAAGCCCCTGGTCTTGTCTATAGTAAGTTATGGACTAATTTATGTtttagaatattagtttaagatgtgttacatatgtttgtgctgtggaatatttgtttaatgatacaaaaatgtgttgcattcttttatgttgcatttgtttagctctataaagctgtgttactttgcctaaagcacctgattggtttaataaagagctgaatagttaataataggtaggcaggagagagaaatagttggggcaggtgggcagagagaataaagaggaggaaatATCTAAAAAAGGAGAGGAGTGAGAAAGGGGAGAAGGatgccaagggccagccacccagccagctacagagtaagaaggaaagaaagatatatagaataaagaaatgtaaaaatccCACAGgccaaaatgtagttaaagagaaacgggataatttaagttagaaaagcttgctagaaacaagccaagctaatgctgggcattcataataaagaataactctctgtgtatttatttgggagctgggtgatgagtccccaaagagttaaaaaaattacagatttATGCAAACACAAAAATCCCTGAAACAGCaaatatttcaaacataaaacaaaagcaaatgtcaGTGAATACTCATTAAATCATaggctgtgtgtgagagagcacaGTAGAGATTGTGTGTTGAAGATGTCTAAGTTACTttacattttcaaagtaaaatgatatgtgaaataaatttcattaattcACTTGCAAAAAACCAAAATCTTTCTTGTATATATTGTTTTGTAGAATATAACTTCATTAATTACCCatatgttttaaaactttagCATTCCAATTTTATATCTTCAGGGTTAGCAACTGAAGCGCATAAACATACTTCTGGGAAATGTGTTAAGTAAGGATAATACTAGAATAAGATACCTCCACTTAGAAAGTGATGCTAAATTTCATTCagtactttaaatttatttaatcttattttatgtgcattggtgttttgtctgcatgtatgtgtgtgtgagtgtgtcaggtCCCCTAGGATTAGAGTTACAgagtgttgtgagccaccatgtgggttctgagaattgaacctgggtcctctggaagagcagtcagtgctcttaaccacagagctatctctccagctccatctttCAGTCCTTTAACTATAATTCTAAATGGTGGCTTTAGTACTAGAGATGGAGtttactttctccttccttggtgACTGGAGCTTTGATGATGGTGTTTCACTTTTAAGCAtcaatttacttaatttttgaatttttataggTTCAAAGAATGAATTCTACaagattaaattaataaataagtagtTTTCCATTAAGTAACAAGTATCCATCAATATGATCAAAACAAATAACCAAGTCTTGTCATGTATCTAATAGCTCATACTAT
Protein-coding regions in this window:
- the LOC114708853 gene encoding regucalcin-like isoform X3, with the translated sequence MSLPPPTSCSMASPQPHIQAVVTERHRMGECPVWEEATGQLVYVDILAQTVCRWGPHEAQVQTVRLGDPVGCVALRDKDPGSYVVAAGTRVGLLDWDSQDVQWVAQLDGQTPGIRVNDGKVDPAGRFVTGTMPEPLAPGVWEPAQGALYSLHGDHVVRKLADRLGISNGLDWSPDQRTFYHVDSLDYAVYAYDYDVQAGTIENRRLLLQLPRGGAMPDGLCVDSAGSLWVACIDGGRVIRVDPHTGSRVGTLEFPVSRVTSCCFGGADYADLFVTSAADGLSAEQLRGEPQAGHVFKVSGLGVRGRACFPFVG
- the LOC114708853 gene encoding regucalcin-like isoform X1, whose amino-acid sequence is MSLPPPTSCSMASPQPHIQAVVTERHRMGECPVWEEATGQLVYVDILAQTVCRWGPHEAQVQTVRLGDPVGCVALRDKDPGSYVVAAGTRVGLLDWDSQDVQWVAQLDGQTPGIRVNDGKVDPAGRFVTGTMPEPLAPGVWEPAQGALYSLHGDHVVRKLADRLGISNGLDWSPDQRTFYHVDSLDYAVYAYDYDVQAGTIGERGGALVPMSLLAVAPAPTASVSRVLAENRRLLLQLPRGGAMPDGLCVDSAGSLWVACIDGGRVIRVDPHTGSRVGTLEFPVSRVTSCCFGGADYADLFVTSAADGLSAEQLRGEPQAGHVFKVSGLGVRGRACFPFVG
- the LOC114708853 gene encoding regucalcin-like isoform X2: MASPQPHIQAVVTERHRMGECPVWEEATGQLVYVDILAQTVCRWGPHEAQVQTVRLGDPVGCVALRDKDPGSYVVAAGTRVGLLDWDSQDVQWVAQLDGQTPGIRVNDGKVDPAGRFVTGTMPEPLAPGVWEPAQGALYSLHGDHVVRKLADRLGISNGLDWSPDQRTFYHVDSLDYAVYAYDYDVQAGTIGERGGALVPMSLLAVAPAPTASVSRVLAENRRLLLQLPRGGAMPDGLCVDSAGSLWVACIDGGRVIRVDPHTGSRVGTLEFPVSRVTSCCFGGADYADLFVTSAADGLSAEQLRGEPQAGHVFKVSGLGVRGRACFPFVG
- the LOC114708853 gene encoding regucalcin-like isoform X4, translating into MSLPPPTSCSMASPQPHIQAVVTERHRMGECPVWEEATGQLVYVDILAQTVCRWGPHEAQVQTVRLGDPVGCVALRDKDPGSYVVAAGTRVGLLDWDSQDVQWVAQLDGQTPGIRVNDGKVDPAGRFVTGTMPEPLAPGVWEPAQGALYSLHGDHVVRKLADRLGISNGLDWSPDQRTFYHVDSLDYAVYAYDYDVQAGTIGERGGALVPMSLLAVAPAPTASVSRVLAENRRLLLQLPRGGAMPDGLCVDSAGSLWVACIDGGRVIRVDPHTDFCYWKNALPHTA